One segment of Arcanobacterium phocae DNA contains the following:
- a CDS encoding multifunctional oxoglutarate decarboxylase/oxoglutarate dehydrogenase thiamine pyrophosphate-binding subunit/dihydrolipoyllysine-residue succinyltransferase subunit → MTSSQSEEFGANQNFIEDLYTAYLQDPQSVGPQWKEMFREWKVAGRKPMSTPPISEQTQDAQRSVHSSHSRKATASTNVTRSDLPPQPRSAAQPAKTPYATKFNLKPKIDEIFENDQTEYVQLKGADRGLAKNMDASLELPTATTVRALPARVMFDNRTVINKYLAATRGGKISFTHLIAYAMVEALSEMPEMNYSYEVNEAGKPALVKPASVNLGIAIDVAKPNGERTLVVPSIKSAEHMTFSEFLVAYEDLIKRGRDNALTIDDYQGTTASLTNPGGFGTTHSIPRLMKGQGLIIGVGAMVYPPAFAGTAEAQLARMGVSKVVHITSTYDHRVIQGAASGRFLRLLEHKLLGLDGFYDRVYVALHIPYKPFVWETDVEYDAERELGKPARIAELIHAYRSRGHLIADTDPLSFHIRRHPDLEIRSYGLTLWDLDRSFPTGGFAHSSHLTLREILDQLREAYCRTVGIEYMHIVDPAQRRWFQDRLERPAQPATAEQRRRILTKLNQAEAFETFLQTKYVGQKRFSLEGGESLIPALDAILEGAAASGLSDVAICMAHRGRLNVLTNIAGKSYGQVFNEFDGRIDPTTVQGSGDVKYHLGTEGVYTSPDGQEVGVYLVANPSHLEAADGVLQGIVRGKHDRIGFDDSFYPVLPILIHGDAALSGQGVVWEVFNLSQLPAYKNGGTIHIVVNNQIGFTTSPSLGRSSRYTTDIAKGLQIPIFHVNGDDPEAVARVARMAQEYREAFHKDVIIDLTCYRRRGHNEGDDPSMTQPVMYSLVESKRTTRRIYAEALVGRGDMTAEEVIELESTYHQTLDEALNSVRDSANTRTESEEQAAESLGIPQSQADDAGDMLGWQTATTPDVLARIGAAHVQVPEGFTPHKKIMQLFTKRARMATEGNIDWGFGELLAFGSLLIEGVPVRMSGQDVRRGTFVQRHATAHGVGTGTEWTPLQHLTEHQAELNIYDSALSEYSVMAFEYGYSVERPDALVVWEAQFGDFANGAQTVVDEFISSAEQKWNQKSSLVLMLPHGYEGQGPDHSSARIERYLQLCAENNMIVAQPSTPANHFHMLRRQAYQRPRKPLIAFTPKQLLRRKGATSPVEAFTSGTFQPVIGEHRSDVNVTRVIMCTGRLYYDLLERRDNDGDTSVAIIRLEQLYPHPVAELQAELAKYPGAELLWVQDEPANQGAWPHLALEMFLPMGLHVRRVSRPAAASTATGLAKIHQAQATTLINEAFAR, encoded by the coding sequence GTGACGTCATCTCAATCAGAGGAATTTGGAGCAAACCAAAACTTCATCGAAGATCTATACACCGCTTATCTTCAGGACCCACAAAGCGTTGGCCCGCAATGGAAAGAGATGTTTCGAGAGTGGAAAGTTGCCGGTCGAAAACCGATGTCAACACCACCTATTTCCGAACAAACCCAAGACGCGCAACGTTCGGTACATTCATCGCATAGCCGGAAAGCTACTGCATCCACCAACGTCACCCGCTCTGACCTACCGCCACAACCACGCTCGGCCGCACAGCCAGCAAAAACTCCATATGCAACTAAGTTCAATCTTAAGCCAAAGATTGATGAGATCTTTGAAAATGATCAAACCGAATACGTTCAGCTCAAAGGAGCAGATCGCGGCTTGGCCAAGAATATGGACGCCTCTCTCGAACTGCCAACGGCTACCACAGTCCGTGCGCTTCCGGCACGAGTCATGTTCGACAATCGGACAGTGATCAATAAATATCTTGCTGCTACGCGCGGCGGAAAGATTTCCTTCACTCATCTCATCGCTTATGCAATGGTCGAAGCTCTTTCTGAGATGCCGGAGATGAATTACTCTTACGAGGTAAACGAAGCTGGTAAACCTGCTCTAGTTAAACCAGCATCCGTCAATCTGGGAATCGCCATTGACGTTGCCAAGCCTAACGGTGAACGTACCCTCGTTGTACCGTCTATTAAGAGCGCCGAGCACATGACGTTTTCGGAATTCTTAGTCGCATACGAAGACCTCATCAAACGCGGCCGCGACAATGCGTTAACGATCGATGATTATCAAGGAACAACAGCGTCACTCACAAATCCCGGCGGTTTCGGGACTACCCATTCAATTCCGCGCCTTATGAAAGGCCAAGGTCTGATCATTGGCGTTGGCGCAATGGTCTATCCGCCAGCTTTTGCAGGGACTGCGGAAGCACAGCTTGCCCGCATGGGGGTATCTAAAGTTGTTCACATTACTTCAACGTATGATCACCGAGTCATTCAAGGGGCAGCCTCGGGACGGTTCTTACGATTACTCGAACATAAACTCTTGGGTCTTGACGGGTTCTATGATCGCGTCTATGTTGCGTTACATATCCCATACAAGCCATTTGTGTGGGAAACCGACGTCGAATACGATGCGGAACGCGAACTTGGCAAACCGGCACGTATCGCTGAGCTTATCCACGCTTATCGTTCGCGCGGACATCTTATTGCGGACACTGATCCACTATCGTTCCATATTCGCCGCCATCCTGACCTTGAAATCCGCTCATACGGGTTAACACTCTGGGACCTAGACCGTTCATTCCCGACCGGAGGCTTCGCTCATTCATCTCACCTGACACTGCGGGAAATCCTCGACCAACTCCGCGAGGCCTACTGCCGCACTGTTGGTATCGAATACATGCATATCGTCGATCCAGCACAGCGTCGCTGGTTCCAGGATCGTCTTGAACGGCCAGCCCAACCGGCAACCGCGGAGCAACGTCGTCGGATCTTAACGAAACTCAACCAAGCCGAAGCATTCGAAACATTCTTGCAAACCAAATATGTCGGCCAAAAGCGTTTCTCGCTTGAAGGCGGCGAATCGTTGATCCCGGCACTTGACGCTATTTTGGAAGGCGCCGCCGCTTCTGGCTTGTCGGATGTTGCAATCTGTATGGCACACCGTGGGCGCCTCAACGTATTAACCAATATCGCGGGTAAATCCTATGGCCAAGTGTTCAACGAATTCGACGGCAGAATCGATCCAACAACAGTCCAAGGATCTGGTGACGTTAAATACCACCTCGGAACTGAAGGCGTATACACCTCCCCCGATGGCCAAGAAGTTGGCGTCTATCTAGTTGCGAACCCCTCACACTTGGAAGCAGCCGACGGCGTGCTCCAAGGTATTGTGCGCGGCAAACATGACCGAATCGGCTTCGATGACTCGTTCTACCCCGTCTTGCCAATCCTTATTCACGGTGATGCTGCACTGTCCGGCCAAGGCGTGGTATGGGAAGTCTTCAATCTTTCCCAGCTTCCGGCCTACAAGAACGGCGGCACAATCCACATCGTGGTCAATAACCAAATCGGATTCACAACTTCGCCGTCGTTGGGCCGGTCTTCACGATACACAACAGATATCGCGAAAGGTTTGCAGATCCCGATTTTTCATGTCAATGGCGACGATCCCGAAGCTGTTGCACGCGTGGCTCGCATGGCACAAGAATATCGCGAAGCATTCCATAAAGATGTCATTATCGATCTCACCTGTTACCGCCGGCGCGGACACAACGAAGGCGACGATCCATCAATGACTCAGCCAGTTATGTACTCTCTTGTTGAGTCGAAGCGCACAACGCGACGTATCTACGCCGAAGCGCTCGTAGGCCGCGGCGATATGACTGCCGAGGAAGTGATCGAGCTGGAGTCGACGTATCACCAAACACTCGACGAAGCATTGAACTCCGTACGCGACTCTGCCAACACTCGTACCGAATCTGAAGAACAAGCAGCTGAGTCTCTTGGAATACCACAGTCACAAGCTGATGATGCAGGCGACATGCTCGGCTGGCAGACCGCAACCACGCCTGACGTGTTAGCGCGCATTGGCGCCGCCCATGTGCAAGTTCCAGAAGGGTTTACCCCACACAAGAAGATCATGCAGCTGTTCACGAAACGTGCACGCATGGCAACCGAGGGCAACATCGACTGGGGATTTGGCGAACTGCTTGCATTCGGGTCCCTGCTTATTGAAGGCGTTCCGGTACGAATGTCAGGCCAAGACGTTCGACGCGGCACGTTCGTACAGCGCCATGCAACTGCACATGGCGTTGGAACCGGTACCGAATGGACGCCGCTACAGCATCTGACTGAACACCAAGCTGAACTGAATATCTACGACTCCGCCCTATCAGAATATTCCGTGATGGCATTCGAATACGGCTACTCAGTCGAACGGCCGGACGCGCTTGTTGTGTGGGAGGCCCAGTTCGGTGACTTTGCTAATGGCGCACAGACCGTCGTCGACGAATTTATTTCCTCCGCAGAACAAAAGTGGAATCAAAAGTCCTCGCTAGTACTCATGCTGCCTCACGGCTACGAAGGCCAAGGGCCAGACCATTCCTCGGCTCGCATCGAGCGCTATCTGCAACTGTGCGCGGAAAACAATATGATCGTGGCCCAGCCGTCAACCCCGGCCAACCACTTCCATATGTTGCGTCGCCAAGCCTACCAACGTCCGCGTAAACCGTTGATTGCTTTCACCCCGAAGCAACTTTTGCGACGCAAGGGGGCTACCTCGCCAGTTGAGGCGTTTACCTCTGGAACATTCCAGCCGGTAATCGGGGAACATCGTAGTGATGTGAACGTGACCCGCGTGATTATGTGTACCGGTCGTCTTTACTACGATCTGCTAGAACGGCGAGATAACGACGGCGATACCTCAGTAGCAATTATTCGTCTCGAACAACTCTATCCACATCCAGTGGCTGAATTACAGGCTGAGCTAGCTAAATATCCAGGAGCGGAACTGCTGTGGGTACAAGACGAACCGGCCAACCAAGGCGCATGGCCACACTTAGCACTCGAAATGTTCTTGCCGATGGGTTTGCACGTACGGCGAGTATCCCGCCCAGCAGCCGCTTCAACGGCTACCGGTTTGGCAAAGATTCATCAAGCTCAAGCGACTACGCTTATTAACGAAGCGTTTGCTCGATAG
- a CDS encoding hemolysin family protein: MLGVGVLLTIGTAVFVAAEFSLVALDPATVDAKAENGDHQAKKVTKALHRLSLQLSSCQVGITLTTILLGYVAQAPLQDMFVKLLGRTSLAYPAALATGIVAAFVVVNLFSMVFGELVPKNMALAEPLRTAAIVSLPLRGFTAVFKPVITGLNNSANWVLHRFGIEVAEELSGARSATELSALVRRSAEQGTLDISTARLLTRSIDIGALTAVDVMTDRGRVRHLNVSQTAEDIVDLARSTGHSRFPVIGEDMDDIRGIVNLRRAIAIPYERRADVSVTSSSLMIPVPRVPETLELAPLLVRLRASGSQVAVVIDEYGGVSGIVTLEDVIEEIVGDVADEHDRRRTRSRVLATGETIVPGLMRPDEISREFHIDVPDDGPWETLGGWMMAGLGKIPDVGDEYTESGITARVEKMDGRRVETVRLTVEHEQLEEEE, from the coding sequence ATGCTTGGCGTAGGCGTCTTGCTTACAATTGGTACAGCCGTGTTCGTGGCAGCTGAATTTTCACTCGTTGCCCTCGACCCGGCGACGGTAGACGCAAAAGCCGAAAACGGTGATCATCAGGCAAAGAAAGTCACAAAAGCTTTGCATCGATTATCGTTACAATTGTCGTCTTGCCAAGTGGGTATCACCTTGACGACTATCCTTCTCGGTTATGTTGCACAAGCACCTCTACAAGATATGTTTGTGAAGCTTCTCGGACGTACCTCGCTTGCTTACCCGGCTGCATTAGCTACCGGCATCGTAGCAGCATTCGTCGTCGTCAATCTTTTTTCCATGGTGTTTGGCGAACTTGTGCCAAAGAATATGGCGCTGGCAGAACCATTGCGTACCGCGGCAATCGTATCGTTGCCGTTGCGCGGTTTTACTGCCGTTTTCAAACCTGTGATAACGGGTCTAAACAACTCAGCAAACTGGGTTCTACACCGCTTTGGAATCGAAGTAGCTGAAGAACTTTCGGGAGCTCGATCGGCTACCGAATTATCGGCGCTTGTGCGCCGGTCCGCAGAACAAGGAACCCTCGATATTTCCACCGCACGCTTGCTTACGCGCTCTATCGATATTGGCGCGTTGACCGCGGTTGACGTTATGACAGACCGGGGACGGGTGCGACATTTGAACGTTAGCCAAACAGCCGAAGACATCGTCGATCTTGCCCGTTCAACGGGGCATTCTCGATTCCCGGTTATTGGGGAAGATATGGATGATATCCGTGGCATCGTGAATTTACGTCGAGCTATCGCAATTCCCTACGAGCGCCGGGCCGATGTTAGCGTGACGTCGTCGTCGCTCATGATCCCAGTCCCGCGTGTTCCAGAGACTCTCGAACTTGCACCGTTGCTGGTTCGTCTGCGGGCGTCTGGTTCCCAAGTCGCCGTCGTAATCGACGAATACGGCGGAGTTTCTGGGATCGTTACGCTAGAAGATGTCATCGAGGAAATCGTTGGTGATGTTGCTGACGAACATGATCGACGGCGGACGCGTTCCCGAGTTTTGGCAACCGGTGAAACGATCGTTCCGGGGCTGATGCGCCCGGATGAAATCAGCAGAGAATTCCATATCGATGTTCCCGACGACGGTCCGTGGGAAACACTTGGCGGCTGGATGATGGCCGGGCTTGGCAAAATACCTGATGTCGGAGACGAATACACGGAGTCGGGTATCACTGCACGAGTGGAAAAAATGGATGGTAGGCGCGTTGAAACAGTGCGACTAACTGTTGAACACGAACAGCTGGAGGAAGAAGAATGA
- a CDS encoding M23 family metallopeptidase yields MSETRTRPSRRDLRLARQAQQAQVATLSNTVPDLDSVETKETVVLPLGEQNPCSEKTGDNFAQAELKNAHRRRFFCPISSLKTLAKSHGMVKTVASVGCAFALAVTGGIGLGSFVFGSSAIAHEDDGVLHGIEAEGSQTPSRLRAFMGAADSARYQAYEEQFSGKPIVCQTTASANSLTADLRDKVDKLIYPMAAGTYTRTSPFGYRVDPIYGSSALHSGVDFAGALGTPIYAVADGKVVYSGTSPRTLGAHVVAIQHEIDGTVFTSWYWHSFSAGVHVKEGDDVRLGQHIADVGNSGHSTGPHLHLEIHPGAFSGLEISSAVDPEPFLKEHGAVDINDICGTK; encoded by the coding sequence GTGAGCGAGACCAGAACTCGACCGTCGCGTCGCGATTTGCGGCTTGCACGGCAAGCGCAGCAGGCTCAAGTTGCAACACTTTCGAATACGGTGCCAGATCTCGATTCGGTAGAAACTAAAGAAACAGTTGTGCTCCCGTTGGGTGAGCAAAATCCATGTTCGGAAAAGACTGGAGATAATTTTGCTCAAGCTGAATTGAAAAACGCACATCGTCGTAGATTTTTCTGTCCAATATCGTCTTTGAAGACGCTCGCTAAAAGCCATGGAATGGTGAAAACTGTGGCCTCGGTGGGATGCGCATTCGCACTTGCGGTAACTGGTGGGATTGGGCTTGGATCGTTCGTTTTTGGTAGCTCCGCTATCGCCCATGAAGATGACGGTGTTTTACATGGTATTGAGGCTGAAGGCAGCCAGACGCCAAGTCGGCTACGTGCTTTTATGGGTGCTGCAGATTCGGCACGTTATCAGGCATATGAGGAGCAATTTTCGGGAAAACCGATTGTGTGTCAGACCACTGCTAGTGCTAACTCACTGACAGCTGATTTGCGCGATAAAGTAGATAAACTTATCTACCCAATGGCTGCCGGAACTTACACTCGAACATCTCCCTTTGGTTATCGAGTGGATCCAATATATGGTTCATCGGCATTGCATTCTGGTGTTGATTTTGCAGGGGCGCTAGGAACTCCGATTTACGCGGTGGCTGATGGCAAAGTTGTCTATTCTGGAACTAGCCCTCGAACTCTTGGTGCTCATGTGGTAGCTATTCAGCACGAAATTGACGGCACCGTTTTCACTTCATGGTACTGGCATTCCTTTAGTGCCGGGGTACATGTAAAAGAAGGCGACGATGTACGTTTAGGTCAGCATATCGCTGACGTTGGAAACTCAGGGCATTCCACCGGCCCGCACCTCCATCTCGAAATTCACCCGGGAGCCTTCTCTGGACTCGAAATATCGTCAGCAGTTGATCCAGAACCGTTCTTGAAGGAACACGGTGCTGTTGATATTAATGACATATGTGGAACTAAGTGA
- a CDS encoding hemolysin family protein, with product MNLAPAIAATCGLLAVNAYFVAAEFAVMGSRRSRIEPLADNGKKSAKTVLYALEHVTLMLATCQLGVTIASVALGAVAEPAIAHSIDGPLERLGVPLSMTHPIAIVIALAIVVFAHVVIGEMVPKNLAVTNPETTALILGPPLVFISKIFYPVVASMNWVSNHVIRLFGFEPKNEVASAFTADEVASIVEVSKAAGVLDADVGLISSAIEFSEQTARELMIKEEDLETVPDSLTPHELEDRVAHTGYSRFPVVASNGVLIGYVHVKDILDISPDKRFDPIPGWKIRRLVIVDPDDEIETAMRVMQKAGAHMAEVNLKDGSQGVIFLEDVLEELIGEVRDAMQR from the coding sequence ATGAATTTAGCTCCGGCAATTGCGGCAACCTGTGGTTTGCTAGCAGTTAATGCGTATTTTGTGGCGGCTGAATTCGCAGTGATGGGATCGCGTCGATCGCGGATTGAGCCACTTGCAGACAATGGGAAAAAGAGTGCAAAAACTGTGCTATATGCACTCGAACACGTCACTTTGATGTTGGCAACATGTCAGCTGGGAGTAACGATTGCGTCAGTTGCCCTAGGTGCGGTTGCTGAACCTGCGATCGCTCATTCAATTGATGGCCCACTAGAACGGCTGGGTGTTCCATTGTCGATGACGCATCCGATTGCTATTGTTATCGCGCTCGCGATTGTGGTGTTTGCACACGTGGTTATTGGGGAGATGGTTCCGAAAAATCTGGCAGTGACCAATCCGGAAACTACTGCATTGATTTTGGGGCCGCCGTTGGTGTTTATTTCGAAAATCTTCTATCCCGTTGTGGCATCGATGAACTGGGTATCGAACCATGTGATTCGGTTATTCGGTTTTGAACCAAAAAATGAGGTTGCTTCTGCTTTTACAGCTGACGAAGTAGCTTCGATTGTGGAAGTATCGAAGGCCGCCGGAGTGCTGGACGCTGATGTTGGCTTAATTTCGTCCGCTATCGAGTTTTCCGAGCAAACTGCACGTGAACTAATGATTAAGGAAGAAGACTTAGAAACTGTTCCGGACTCGTTGACCCCGCATGAACTCGAAGACCGAGTAGCTCATACAGGTTATTCACGTTTCCCGGTAGTGGCATCTAATGGGGTTCTCATCGGTTATGTTCACGTGAAGGACATTCTTGATATTAGCCCGGATAAACGATTCGATCCTATCCCGGGGTGGAAGATTCGCCGCTTAGTTATCGTTGACCCGGATGATGAGATTGAAACCGCTATGCGAGTGATGCAGAAGGCGGGTGCACACATGGCTGAGGTTAATCTTAAAGACGGATCGCAAGGTGTTATCTTCCTTGAGGATGTTTTAGAGGAACTTATCGGGGAAGTCCGAGATGCAATGCAACGTTGA
- a CDS encoding GDSL-type esterase/lipase family protein, giving the protein MTRDSIEHPTRILFVGDELVAGFSDARALGWTGRVMARTACEPPLMALTLATPGEGTEALAARWENDVVTRMDRGGDNRLVLGLGSHDLDHGLSLARSRLYVANILDNAMSLGLAPFVVGPPPRNDQPQRNQHDLSQAFADVCTRRNVPFVDCFTPLFNHEQWITDMSMTATYTPRQAGYGLMAWLVLHQGWHSWLGITSPEQMA; this is encoded by the coding sequence ATGACCAGAGACAGCATAGAACATCCGACGCGCATCCTATTCGTTGGTGACGAACTCGTTGCCGGATTTAGTGATGCCCGCGCCCTAGGGTGGACAGGTCGAGTCATGGCACGCACTGCCTGCGAACCGCCACTCATGGCGTTAACACTCGCCACCCCAGGCGAAGGCACCGAAGCGCTTGCCGCCCGGTGGGAAAACGACGTCGTTACTCGAATGGATCGTGGCGGCGATAATCGGCTTGTGCTTGGTCTGGGTTCACATGACCTCGACCACGGCTTGTCACTTGCCCGCTCCCGGCTCTATGTTGCCAACATTTTAGATAATGCAATGAGTTTAGGCTTGGCGCCGTTCGTCGTCGGACCACCGCCACGAAACGATCAACCGCAACGTAATCAACACGATCTCAGCCAAGCATTTGCTGATGTATGTACCCGTCGCAACGTGCCATTCGTCGATTGCTTCACGCCACTTTTCAATCACGAGCAGTGGATAACCGACATGTCAATGACCGCAACCTATACCCCACGACAAGCAGGATACGGGCTTATGGCATGGCTCGTGTTGCACCAGGGCTGGCATTCCTGGCTCGGAATTACCTCGCCAGAACAAATGGCGTAA
- a CDS encoding glycerophosphodiester phosphodiesterase family protein: protein MGQSRVWNYGTDPVMIAHRGGGLEAPENSRAAFELMRNRGFSFIETDVRSTKDGVAVILHDRKIDRVSDGHGPLNRYTWTELSRIRHHENGSFMRLDEVLREFPDTVFNIDAKESRVIKPLIGAINTVGAHDRICLASFSENRLKQLRHALPHVATSIGGAAVAKLLLASKSPAQIQQAILGTLPSRKDGVQAVQVPERMGGIRIVDEQFVDFAHSQGWAVHVWTVNDVPSASKLLSYGVDGIITDVPSTIRSGLGV, encoded by the coding sequence ATGGGCCAATCCCGGGTGTGGAATTACGGAACTGATCCAGTGATGATTGCTCACCGTGGGGGTGGGCTCGAGGCTCCAGAAAACTCGCGTGCTGCCTTTGAATTAATGCGTAATCGTGGTTTTTCATTCATTGAAACAGATGTGAGATCAACCAAAGATGGGGTTGCCGTTATTCTCCATGACCGTAAGATAGACCGGGTATCTGATGGCCATGGGCCACTTAATCGTTACACGTGGACGGAGCTGTCTCGGATTCGGCATCATGAAAATGGCTCGTTCATGCGTCTTGACGAAGTGTTGCGAGAATTTCCCGATACAGTTTTTAACATAGACGCAAAAGAATCTCGCGTTATTAAGCCACTTATTGGAGCAATTAACACTGTTGGGGCACACGATCGAATTTGTTTGGCATCATTTTCGGAAAATCGTCTTAAACAATTACGCCACGCGTTACCGCATGTGGCAACATCAATCGGTGGAGCTGCAGTAGCTAAATTATTGCTCGCGTCAAAAAGTCCCGCACAAATCCAGCAAGCAATTTTAGGTACGCTTCCTAGCAGGAAAGATGGAGTGCAAGCGGTGCAGGTCCCAGAACGAATGGGTGGTATTCGTATTGTGGATGAACAATTTGTTGATTTTGCACATAGTCAAGGTTGGGCTGTGCATGTATGGACTGTTAATGATGTTCCATCTGCTAGCAAGCTCCTCAGTTACGGAGTAGATGGAATTATTACTGATGTCCCATCGACTATTCGATCCGGCCTTGGTGTATAA
- the argS gene encoding arginine--tRNA ligase produces MTPEQLKELIFNIIHDAAMSGAIALDPNAVPEVKVERPRVREHGDWATNVAMQLGKKAGMNPRDFAQLVVEKLVADKGVDHAEVAGPGFINITVNAAAAGELARTILEQGTQYGRSSARAGEVVNLEYVSANPTGPIHIGGARWAAVGDSLARILEASGANVVREYYFNDHGSQIDRFAKSLLARARGLEAPEDGYGGQYIEDIANAVMAENASIDPLKLDDPAAQEFFREHGVTRMFGEIKKELADFRVEFDVFFHEDSLHESGAVDQSIADLRDKGVIYENEGATWLRSTDFGDDKDRVIIKSDGNAAYFAGDIAYYLNKRERGADHVIIMLGADHHGYIGRMYAMARAFGDTAGKGENLELLIGQLVNLVKNGQPVRMSKRAGTIVVLSDLVEAAGVDAARYSLVRAAMDTTLEIDLGLISSRTNENPVYYVQYAHARTKSVDANALSHGVTRDAFDPALLDTPADGELVAKLAQFPEIVAQSAQLREPHRVARYLEELAGAYHAWYGASRVTPRGDEPVSDMHRTRLWLNDAAGQVLANGLSLLGVSAPEKM; encoded by the coding sequence ATGACTCCAGAACAACTCAAAGAACTTATCTTTAATATCATTCACGACGCAGCAATGTCCGGTGCAATTGCGTTAGATCCTAACGCCGTACCGGAGGTAAAGGTAGAACGGCCACGGGTGCGCGAACACGGCGACTGGGCGACAAATGTTGCGATGCAACTGGGGAAGAAAGCTGGCATGAATCCTCGAGATTTTGCGCAACTTGTTGTAGAAAAACTCGTTGCAGACAAGGGTGTCGATCATGCCGAAGTTGCTGGCCCAGGCTTTATCAACATCACTGTTAATGCGGCAGCGGCTGGGGAACTAGCACGAACTATCTTGGAACAGGGTACGCAATATGGGCGCAGCTCTGCGCGGGCTGGTGAAGTTGTTAATCTTGAATATGTTTCAGCTAACCCAACTGGTCCAATCCATATTGGTGGTGCGCGATGGGCTGCGGTCGGTGACTCGCTGGCTAGGATCTTAGAAGCATCTGGAGCAAACGTTGTTCGCGAGTACTATTTCAACGATCACGGTTCACAAATTGATCGTTTTGCTAAGTCTCTCCTTGCTCGGGCACGGGGTTTGGAAGCGCCGGAAGATGGATACGGCGGGCAGTACATCGAAGATATTGCTAATGCAGTGATGGCTGAAAATGCCAGCATAGACCCACTAAAACTCGATGATCCCGCAGCGCAGGAATTCTTCCGGGAGCACGGCGTCACTCGTATGTTTGGCGAAATCAAAAAAGAGCTAGCTGATTTCCGTGTAGAGTTCGATGTTTTCTTCCATGAAGATTCACTTCACGAATCAGGGGCTGTAGATCAATCTATCGCTGACTTACGCGATAAAGGCGTCATATACGAAAATGAAGGCGCTACTTGGTTACGCTCAACTGACTTTGGCGATGATAAAGATCGCGTCATCATTAAATCTGATGGTAACGCCGCATACTTTGCCGGCGATATTGCCTACTATCTCAATAAACGTGAGCGTGGTGCAGACCATGTCATTATCATGCTCGGTGCTGATCATCACGGCTACATTGGCCGAATGTACGCCATGGCACGCGCTTTTGGCGATACCGCGGGCAAGGGCGAGAATCTTGAACTACTGATTGGCCAGCTGGTGAATCTAGTAAAGAATGGTCAGCCGGTTCGGATGTCTAAGCGAGCCGGCACAATCGTGGTACTGTCTGACTTGGTGGAAGCTGCAGGCGTGGATGCTGCTCGTTACTCGCTAGTTCGCGCTGCCATGGATACAACGTTGGAGATTGACCTTGGTTTAATTTCCTCACGAACTAATGAAAATCCTGTTTACTATGTCCAGTATGCTCATGCACGGACAAAATCTGTGGACGCTAATGCACTATCGCACGGAGTCACTCGTGATGCTTTTGACCCGGCTTTGCTTGATACGCCGGCAGATGGTGAGCTAGTAGCTAAGCTGGCACAATTCCCTGAAATTGTCGCTCAATCTGCACAGTTGCGCGAACCTCATCGAGTGGCGCGTTATTTGGAAGAGCTAGCTGGCGCATACCACGCTTGGTATGGGGCATCGCGAGTCACACCACGTGGTGATGAACCAGTATCAGATATGCATCGGACACGCCTATGGTTAAATGATGCAGCTGGACAGGTGCTTGCTAATGGCTTGTCGCTTCTTGGAGTTAGCGCTCCGGAAAAGATGTGA